The region CTCTCCAGTCAAGTAAATTTGGAATAACAATACCAACGCCTTTTCCGCTACGTGTTGGAGCGCCAAGCGATACGAACTGCTGACCGCCAAATCTTAAGAGGCGGTTTTGAAATTTACCAATGATTATTCCATCTCCATAAAGATCCATTTTCTTTACATCATTGGCATTTGCAAATCTTGCATCTCCGTGTAGGCTTTGTTTCTTTGGTAAAAATGGTAGTAAAAAAGCTAGAGTGAAACTTATTAAATTTGCAATAAAGTAAGCCAAATATGCTTTTGACCAGCCGTTTATCAGCATATCAAAAGTAAGCCCTAAATACCATATTTCTGGAAGCTTTTTAAAACTGTGATTTAGTCCAAAAAATAATACACTAGCCAAGAAATAGCCTATAATTAAGGCAATTGCAATTAAAAAACCAATCTGCATTTTTTTCATTGCTTAGCGTTCCTTAAGCTAGACTCAACAAAAGCATTACCTTCATTATTTCTTATGAAATATTCGCCATTAGCCAAGTATTCTGTAACTTGACGTTTCTTGCCAAGACGCTTAAAAACTACGATGTAGTCAATTGTATTTGAAACAATATCAAGCAACATATCTTTACCTAGAACTTGGGCTTGAGTATTTTGCATGCTCATCATTACAAGACGATCTATGGCTGACTTAACACTACCAGCATGACAACTTGTCATACTGCCATTATGACCACTTGAAATCACATTTAAAAAATCATATGTTTCACCACCCCTAACTTCTGCTAGTAGAATTCTGCTGGGTTTCATTCTCAAGCAGCTCTTTAAGAGAGTTGTGGCATTTACTAGACTATCGCTTTTTGCCTCACTTGGATAAAAGAGTTGAACAAAATTTTTATGATCCCAAAATTTAATTTCCTCAACATCTTCTATAGTAATAATTCTTTCATCTAATGGTATAAAATCGATAAGTGTTTTCATAAAAGTAGTTTTTCCGCTACCAGTTTCACCACAAATAATAATATTCTTGCCATTTTCGATAGCTATTTTTAGTTCATTTGCCATTTTTGCATCTATTGAACCATTATTAATGTAGTCATCTATCGTATAACGAACCTTACTAGGTTTTCTAATGGTGATTGATATATGATTTTCTTTTGTAGCATTTGGTATAACTATTTGCACTCTCTCTCCAGTTGAGAGAATGCATGATAAAATAGGTTTTTGTCTTTCTATCTTATCGTTTTTATAAGCGGCACATGCATTAGCAAAAGATTGGGCAGCATTAAAGTTTAATTCACTTTCGTGACTAGACCAATTACCGATTATATCTTCAGTCCAAATTAGATTTCCGCCGTTGTAAGCTATTTCATTTATACTTTCATCATCTAGATACTTGCCAAAATACTTTTTGACGTAGCCATCTAGCATAGCAGATTTGTCTAATCCCATTGTGCTC is a window of Campylobacter concisus DNA encoding:
- a CDS encoding ATPase, T2SS/T4P/T4SS family produces the protein MSTMGLDKSAMLDGYVKKYFGKYLDDESINEIAYNGGNLIWTEDIIGNWSSHESELNFNAAQSFANACAAYKNDKIERQKPILSCILSTGERVQIVIPNATKENHISITIRKPSKVRYTIDDYINNGSIDAKMANELKIAIENGKNIIICGETGSGKTTFMKTLIDFIPLDERIITIEDVEEIKFWDHKNFVQLFYPSEAKSDSLVNATTLLKSCLRMKPSRILLAEVRGGETYDFLNVISSGHNGSMTSCHAGSVKSAIDRLVMMSMQNTQAQVLGKDMLLDIVSNTIDYIVVFKRLGKKRQVTEYLANGEYFIRNNEGNAFVESSLRNAKQ